CCGGAGCAGGCGAAGGCGGCGTGAGACGCAGACAGATCAGTGAAGAGTGACGGCCGCAATCCCGGCGATTGCGGCCGTCACGCGGTGACAACTGGCCAAGGGGAAGGGCAGCAGAACCCACCGTCATTCCGGGGCGCGCCCGCTTGGGCGCGAGCCCGGAATCCATCGGGCGGCACGACACGAGGCGCAATGGATTCCGGGCTCGCGCTTCGCGCGCCCCGGAATGACGGCGGCTCAATAGCGGCTGCCGGTGCCCTTCTGCTGAGTGATCCAGTCCGACAATGATTTTGGTTTCGCTTTCACCATCCGGACGGGGGATGCCTTCGCATTGTCGCGCAGGCCTTTCGTCGAACCTGCGCGCGGCGCTTGCGTTGCGTTGCCTCTCGAGCCAGCCGTCGCCGCCTCCGCGGCTTCCTTCTCCAGCCGCAACTGCTTCAATCGCGCCATCTTGATGCGCTCCGCCTCGACTTCGGGTCGCTCGGCGAGCAGCGGCTTGGGTTGAGCCATCTCGGCCGGAACCAGGACGCCGAGAATGGTCGTCTCGCCGAGCGCCTTGCAGGCCTCTAACCGATGCAGTCCCTCGACCAGAACGAGGCGGTCTCCGTCCATTCGAACGGAAATGGGGGTCTGCTGCCCGATGTCCAGCATGCTTTCCGCGATCTCCGCGACGATCTCGGGCTTGAGGGTCTTCTTGATTTTCGTGGGAACGAAGATCGTCTCGATCGGGAAGCTTTCCGGTGGGGGCATAACTCGACTCCGCTTCTACCGGGGCCGTTGGAACTCATGCCGGTGAGGTCAGGAGTTTAAGGGGAAAGGGATCGACCGCAAAGGCAATTCGGCGCGCGGGGTATTGAATGAGCCTCTAATGAAACCCCTAGTAAGCTCGCGGATCGCTCAAATTCGATTGAGGAATATTCCGAGATCGAGGTCGGCTATATCGCTCTTGGCGATGTAGTGAGCGATCTTCCAATTGTCAGCCTTGCTCCAACCGTTCGGGTGATCGGCCAAACGCTCAAACGGCTGAAGGACCTCAAAACTGTCGCCTAATGCCGACTTGATAGCATGATCAGGAAAATAGTTTTCAAGAGCGCGCAGCTCTGTGACGCAGACTTCAAATCCAACCTTTTGGCAGATGTCTTGAAATGCAATGCGTCGCTGGGCTGGTGGGGCCGCTTCGTGCGGTCGCTCGCTGTCCACTAGTGCGAATATGTTGTTCGAAAGTCGCTTCAACTCTTGTAACTCTTGCTCTCGTCCACCTGCAACGAGCTGATCCCCGCCCAAGGGCAAGATCACAGTAGTGTGTTCCTTGCCGAAGAGGCGCAACAGCTGCTGCACGGCTTTGACATCGTTTACCCCTTCAACCAACAAAATTCGGTCGCACCCCATATCCTTAAAAGCAGAAAAGCTGAGTTCTCCTAAAAACTCCGAGTAGTTTGAAGTGGCTTCAAAAGGACGGATAACAGGCCCTCGTTCTTCTTTTTGAATTGAGTAAATGCGATTCGCGACGGAACGAGCTAAGCCAATCGAGTGGGTTGAAAACAGGCATCCGACCGCGGCGTACTGTGCAAGCGTGAGCAAAAAATCCATCTGCAACGCGGGATGCAGATTGGTCTCAGGTTCATCTATTAGGATGATCGATGGCTTCGATGTCGCGGCATTGCCGAGCACCATAACAAACTGGCTGATGCCAGATCCCAATTCACCAAGGCGGTACTGGTTGCCATTGATAGTAGCCAGCAGAGTCTCGAGCGGTACTGAAGCATTGATCTCCAATTGTTCAAACTGAAAGAGGCGCCGAATCTCTTCCGTTATTTTCGTGATCGCGCGAGCATTTGCTTTCGACCCACCTGTCTTCCAATTGTTCCAGAGGTTGATGAAGCCGGTGCCGATCTGGAAGTCATAGTAGCTAGCCGACCCTTGGTTGAGGGCATTTCGGAATGCGCCGTAGTATTTGGCGTTTCTGAAAACGCTTAAGATTTCGCGTAGGTCCTGGAAGTCGAAGAGCGTCCTAGGTTGACCATTAGCAAGAAATAGCCCGGTCGACTGTTCTCCGACAAAGCCACTAGGAGCTTCTACAGGTGCATCGGGAGATTCGAGAGAGTAGGCCCGAAGCCACCACGTGGTTGGGGCTGACCGATGAGCAGTAAGGCGTAGACGATGCATGTGGTGGACGATTGTCCCGGGCTCAGCATCGATGCCTTCTGAGACGTTGCTGGGATTGATTACTTCAAGTTCGATGCTGAGGTTTCGATCGTTCGAGTTGTTGAAAAGCTCCGCGGGATCCGATGTCCCAGGATAGCTGATGTTTATCTGACTTCCGTTTACCCCGGCCCCCAGGCTCGGATCAAGTGTAGGTGGCCGAATCAATACGTCGAACAATTCGCGCAACTCGAAAATAAGTAACTTCAATGCCGATTTACCCGCGTTATTCGGGCCGACTAGCGCAGTCAAGCCGTGTCCGATTTCAATCACCGCGCGCGCTTGATCTGAGAAGCCGCGGTAATTCTTTATCGTTAGCTTTGCTGTCTTCATTGTCCTGCGTCAGCTCCTGGGTGAGCCCTTGCAAAACCCATCAACAATCCTGGGGAAGATAGATTTCGAAAAGGGCTCAAACCATCCTGCGGCTACGTGGCGCCCGTCCTTCGATGATAGGGCATGTCAGCGACGATCATTTGTTGGGTCGAGCCGTCCCAAGCATAGTAGATGCGAAGGCACCGGCTGGGATCGCGCGTATTTCCCCCGTTCTTAATGTGCCAATCCGCCGTGTATTGGTTGCCCTGCCAACTAAAATCGAAGCTATCTTTACCGCAATGAGCATTGCGCACTCCGTCGCTAACAGGTTCCTCCCTAATTGAGCCGTCACCGCCGCTTATTCGCGAATTACGCCCTTCATTGGCGAGCCAAAGGAGGCAGTTCGCAGCCAGTGAAAAATCAGTGAACTCAGGAGACTTTACTGCACGACGCGCAACGGGGCTTAGAACGACGCGCCCCGCGAGATTGGAATCGCACCAGTTTGCAAAATCGGCCCACGAGTCAGGAAGAGAGAGTGTGGCATCGGCTTTCTCGCCTTGCTGCTCAATTTGGGAAAGTAGTTGCTGCACCCGAAATGCTGAGGCACGTTGTTGTTCTTCTGCTGCCTCAGCTCTCTGCTCCGCCCGATCGTGTTCGCTGGCATAATATTCTTGAGCCGCTCTTTCTTCCTCAACCTGCTTTTCGAGGGTCGCGATCCGAAGCTCGGCTGCTTTCAGTTGTTCGACGTCACTCGCTCCCTCATTAGCTAGTTCTTGCTGCCTTTGTTTCAGGCGCGAGCTGCGGATTGCTGCGAAAGCTAATACCTCGTCTCCAAGGAGCGTGCGACGCACGCTTTCGTATGCAGCGAGAGTTCGTATCCACCTTGCGCATTGTGCAGGCCCGTCCTGTGTGGCTAGGTGGTCTGCGATCACAAGCCTATGGTTGTAGGGGCTAGCATCTTCGGCAAATCCGGGAAGATAAACTCTGACCGCGCCGCCGAACACAGAGCGTTGTTTGCCAAATCGATCAGTTATTCCCCAAGTGAAAGGAGCCGGCACGACTACAACGATAGCTATGCCAAGCGTTGCCCGGGCTAGACTATCGGCGTCTAGCAGAGGTTCTTCTTCGTTGGTGCCAGCTTCCGGTACCGTTAGTACGAACAAAGGCAGTTTGCGATTTTGATCCACCATTTGGTCGCAGAGATCATCAGCCTCTTCATACGATCGGATAACTCTAGGGGTCGCCGCCAGGACATTGCATCCGCGGGCAAGCCCGCAGTGTTCAGCGACTTGTTGAACTAGACCGGGGACATGAGGTTCGATGTCTAGTTCGTCTTCAGACGTGCTGGCGAGAAGTCTAAGGCTGAAGCGTGGAGCTTGGTCAGCGAGTGTTCCAACAACTACTTCCGTAGTCCATATACGTCCGGGTATCTGCTTGTCCGGATCTTCGGCACGAATCGCCCAGACGTCCGCTTGCTCAGTTTGGATTCGAACGCCAATGCTGTTTCTGCCGCCTGAGAAATACTCAAAATCGCGATGTTGCCACGCTTCTTGAGGGAGGCGTCCGCCAGATCTCCTCTGTGCCCAGGCAAGAACTTCTTGGCGTGCCGCATTGGCGGGCTTCTGTTTCCGCGTACCTATTGTCGCGGCAACTCGAAGAACTTCGTGTTCGCGTACCGGTCCTGCCATTCGCGCGAACAGCGGGACGAGCGCCTTCCATATTGGGGAAGCTTGCATTCAGCTAAGCCTGGGTCGGAGCCGCGCGGTACGTAAATCTTAGGTAAAGAATAAAGGATCGATAAATTTACGGTTCATCTTATGGTTGCACCCTAATCAGATCAAGCGAAGTCTCGTCGGAGCTTCGTTGGTGCAAAGAGCAAAGAAGTTGCATTGCAACAAAGAGCGACCTTTCGGTCGCCCTCCTATGAATGCTGGCGTCAAGGTTCGGGCCACATCTTGTCGTAGCCTGCGGCCCTCTAAGAACATCCCGTCGTGCTGCCGCACGTATCGCACTTCATACAGGTCCCATTCCGCACCAGCGTGAAGTTGCCGCACTCCGAGCACATCTCGCCCTCGTAGCCCTTGGCCTTGGCCTCAGCGCGGCGCTCGGCCTTGCTGGGGACCGCAACCGCGGCGCTGCCGGCCTTGCTCCATTGCAGGGCTTCCAGTTTCTCCGTCGGCGAGAGGTCGTGCTGGACTTCCTGCTTCAGCGCGACGGCGCCTTCCAGGACGTCGCCGACCCGGGCGCTCGCGCCGTGGCCGGCCAGCGCGGTGACCTTGCTGCCGCCTGAGGGCGCGCTGTCATTGCCGGACGAGACCGCGGCCGAGCCGCCGCGCATCACGAACAGATTGTCCGTGCGGGAGCGGGTGAGGCCGCGCGAGACCAGCCTGTTGGCCTGCTGGTTCGGCTCCTCCGGCTCCTTGCCTTCCTCGACGCCCTTGCCGAGCGCGTCGAAGTTCGACTCGGTCGGATCGACATGGGCGAGGTCGAAGCGCGACATGTAGCTCACCGCCAATTCGCGGAAGACATAGTCGAGGATCGATGTCGCATACTTGATGCTGTCGTTGCCCTGCACGGGGCCCGCCGGCTCGAAGCGGGTGAAGGTGAAGGCGTCGACATATTCCTCGAGCGGCACGCCGTATTGCAGGCCGAGCGATACCGCGATGGCGAAGTTGTTGATGAAGGAGCGGAGTGCGGCGCCTTCCTTGTGCATGTCGATGAAAATCTCGCCGAGACGGCCGTCGTCATATTCGCCGGTTCGCAGATAGACCTTGTGGCCGCCGACGACCGCCTTCTGGGTGTAGCCCTTGCGGCGATCCGGCATCTTCTCGCGCTCGCGCATCACGATGATGCGCTCGACCAGCTTCTCGACGATCTTCTCCGAGACGTGGGCGGCGCGCGCCGCCATCGGCTTCTCGTAGAGGCTCTCAACCGCATCGTCCTCGTCCTCATCATCGCTGATGAGCTGCGAGTTGAGCGGCTGGCTGAGCTTCGAGCCGTCGCGATAGAGCGCGTTGGCTTTCAGCGCCAGCTTCCACGACAGCATGTAGGCGGACTTGCAGTCCTCCACCGTGGCGTCGTTCGGCATGTTGATGGTCTTGGAGATCGCACCCGAGATGAAGGGCTGGGCCGCCGCCATCATGCGGATGTGGCTCTCGACCGACAGATAGCGCTTGCCGATCTTGCCGCAGGGGTTGGCGCAGTCGAACACCGCGTAGTGCTCGGCCTTGAGGTGCGGGGCACCTTCCACCGTCATCGCGCCGCAGATGTGGACGTTGGCTGCCTCGATCTCGCGCTTGGTGAAGCCGACGGCCTGGAGCAGGTCGAAGCCGGGGGCCGCGATCGCCTCGGCGCCGATGCCGAGCTGGTCGCGGATGAAGTCTTCGCCGAAGGTCCATTTGTTGAAGGCGAACTTGATGTCGAAGGCGGTCGGCAGCGCCTTCTCGACCTTGGCGATGGCCTCATCGGTGAAGCCCTTGGACTTCAGCGTCGAGGCGTTGATGCCGGGCGCGTTGGAGAGCGAGCCGTGGCCGACGGCGTAGGCCTCGATCTCCGCGATATCGGCTTCGCGATAGCCGAGCGCGCGGAGCGCCGCGGGGACCGCGCGGTTGATGATCTTGAAGTAGCCGCCGCCGGCGAGCTTCTTGAACTTCACCAGCGCGAAATCGGGCTCGATGCCGGTGGTGTCGCAATCCATCACGAGGCCGATCGTGCCGGTCGGCGCGATCACCGTGGTCTGGGCGTTGCGATAGCCGTGCTGCTCGCCGAGCTCGAGCGCCGCATCCCAGGCCGCCTGCGCATGGGTGACGAGGTCGGTCTGCGGGCAGGACACCAGGTCCATCGGCACCGGATTGACGCTGAGCGCCTCATAGCCGTTGGACTGGCCGTGGGCGGCGCGGCGGTGGTTGCGGATGACGCGCAGCATGTGCGCGGCGTTCTTCTTGTAGCCGGGGAAGGTGCCGAGCTCGGCGGCCATCTCGGCGGAGGTCTTGTAGGTGATGCCGGTCATGACGGCGGTGAGCGCGCCGGCGATCGCGCGGCCTTCCTTGCTGTCATAGGGCAGGCCCATGGTCATCAGCAGGCCGCCGATATTGGCGTAGCCGAGGCCGAGCGTGCGGAACTCGTAGGAGAGCTCGGCGATCGCCTTCGACGGGAACTGCGCCATCATCACCGAGATTTCGAGCACGATTGTCCAGAGCCGGCAGAGATGCTCATAGCCCTCGACGTCGAAGCGCTTGGCCTCGATGTCGTAGAACGTCAGCAAATTGGCGGAGGCGAGATTGCACGCGGTGTCGTCCAGGAACATGTATTCCGAGCACGGATTGGAGGCGCGGATGTCGCCGGACGCCTTGCAGGTGTGCCAGTCGTTCATGGTGGTGTTGAAGTGCAGGCCGGGATCGGCCGAGGCCCAGGCGGCGTGGCCGATCTTCTCCCAGAGGTCGCGCGCCTTCAGCGTCTTGGTGATCTTCTTGGTGGTGCGTCCGACCAGATTCCATTCGCCGTCGGTCTCGACCGCGCGCAGGAAGTCGTCCTTCAGCGAGACCGAGTTGTTGGAGTTCTGGCCGGAGACGGTGAGATAGGCTTCGCTGTCCCAGTCGGTGTCGTAGACGTCGAACTGGATGTCCTTGTAGCCCTGCTTGGCGAACTGGATGACACGCTTGATGTAATTGTCGGGCACGAGGCTGCGGCGCGCGAGCTTGATCTCGCGGCGCAGCGCCGGGTTCTTCTCGGGGTCGAAGCAGTCGTCGCCCGAGCCTTCGCAATTGACGCAGGCCTTCAGCACCGCCTTGAGGTGCTTCTGGTTGATCTTGGATCCGGTGACGAGGGCGGCGACCTTCTGCTCCTCCTTCACCTTCCAGTCGATATAGGTCTCGATGTCGGGGTGATCGACGTCGACGACGACCATCTTGGCCGCGCGGCGCGTGGTGCCGCCCGACTTGATCGCGCCGGCTGCGCGGTCGCCGATCTTGAGGAAGCTCATCAGGCCGGACGAGCGGCCGCCGCCGGAGAGGCGTTCGCCTTCGCCGCGCAGGCGCGAGAAGTTGGAGCCGGTGCCGGAGCCGTATTTGAACAGGCGCGCTTCGCGGACCCAGAGGTCCATGATGCCGCCCTCGTTGACGAGGTCGTCACCGACGCCCTGGATGAAGCAGGCGTGCGGCTGCGGGTGCTCGTAGGACGATTTCGAGCGGGTCAGCTTGCCGGTGAAGGGGTCGACGTAATAGTGGCCCTGGCCGGGGCCGTCGATGCCGTAGGCCCAATGAAGTCCGGTGTTGAACCATTGCGGCGAGTTCGGCGCGACCATCTGCATCGCGAGCATGTAGCGGAGCTCGTCGTAGAAGGCCTGCGCGTCCTCGTCGGTCGAGAAATACTTGCCCTTCCAGCCCCAATAGGTCCAGCAGCCGGCGAGGCGGTCGAACACCTGCTTGGCCGAGAGCTCGCTGACATAGCGCTCCTTCTCGGGCAGGAGGGCGAGGGCGTCGGTGTCGGGCACGGAGCGCCACAGGAAGGAGGGGACGGATTCCTCCTCGACCTTCTTCAGGCGCGCGGCGACGCCCGCTTTGCGGAAATACTTCTGGGCCAACACGTCGGAGGCGACCTGCGACCACGCGGTCGGCACCTCGACGCCGTCCAGCTTGAACACGACCGAGCCGTCGGGATTCCTGATCTCCGAAATGGTCTGGCGGAAATCGATTCCCGCGTAAGGTGACTGTCCTACCGTGGTGTGGCGCCGCTCAATCCGCATCGTATTGCCCCGTCCTATTCTCTGACCGGTCCCGCCTCCGTTCAGGCGTGCCGGGTCGACGTTTCGTTTCGCGGCGCCCTTTTGGCCATCGGCCGGAAGGCATCGCAGTTCAGCCGGTGGACCCGGCCCTTGTTCTCCCGACGCGACTCCTCGATGCCTGCATCGATCATCCGCCGGCATGTCCACGCCCATCCGCCCCAACGGGATGCGCGCGACAAGCGTTCAACGCCCCACACCATCACAACTTCTATCGATGCCATCCGAGCCTGTTGCCGGCCCGTTCTGGCGCCCGAAAAGTCCGCTTATCGCGGGCAGACAAGCCCTCATTCCGCAGCCTTCGGCTGGCTGGCGGAGATGAGATTTGCGGAACCCTTTGGGGGAGTGCCGGCGGGACGCAAACTCACTCGCGCCGAACGGATCGAAAACTAGGACTCTCCATTGCGCCCGTCAAGAACTAGTGCGAGTTCCTGAATCAAATACTAAATATGGTGGATTGCGGGGGATAACAGGGGGCAAGCCCGCGCCTGTTGTGGAGGCAAGTATCAGTGAGTCCTCAGAGATTCCCAACCGAAAAAATTCGCATTCCGTGGTGCTGCGGATGCTTCATCCCGCTGTTCACAGGGCAGGTATATTTTTGGGCGAAGGGATTGCGTCAGCAGGACTCACGTAGCCCTACGGAAGGTGAGGGCAGGCATGCCCGCCGGGGTGGTGGTTTGGCGTGCGAATCCGCGCCAAGCTGACCAACGATTTTGCCGGGTACCCTTCATGTTTGATTCGACTCGCCGGGATGCGCGGCCGCGCATCGCCCCGGCCGGCCTGATGTTCCTTGCCATCACCTCGATCGGCTGGGGCTTCAATTGGCCGGTGACCAAATTCCTGCTCTCCGAGCTGCCGCCGCTGACGCTGCGCGGGGTGACCGGCGTGCTCGGGGCGGTGCTGCTGGCGGCGCTGGCGGTCCTCCGCCGGCAGAGCCTCAAGGTGGACCCCGCGATCTGGCCGCGCCTGCTCACCGCCGCCGTGCTCAACGTCACCGGCTGGATGGTGCTGATGGGCCTGGCGCTGCTCTGGCTCCCGGCGAGCGAGGCGGCGCTGATCGCCTACACCATGCCGGTCTGGGCCTCGATCATCGCCTGGCCGGTGCTGGGCGAGCGCCCGACTCTGCTGCGCACGCTGGGGCTGGTGATGGCCTTCGTCGGGCTTGCCTCGATCATGGGCGGCAACGGCATCGCCGCCAGCGTCGAGAAGCTGCCTGGAATCATCATGGCGCTCGCCGGCGCGCTCGGTTTCGCGGTGGGCACGGTGTTCTCGAAGAAATACCCGATCCATCTGCCGCCGATCACGGCCGCGGCCTGGCAGATCGGGATCGGCTGCCTGCCGATCTCGATCATTGGCCTCATGGTCGAGACCACGCACCTCTCCAACGTGACGCCGCTCGGCTGGTGGCTGCTGGTCTACTCGACCGTGGTCCAGTTCTGCATCGCCTATGTCAGCTGGTTTGCAGCGCTGGCCCGCCTGCCGGCCTCGGTCGCCGCGATCGGCACCATGGCCGTGCCTGTGATCGGCGTGGTCGCCTCGGCGATGGCCCTGCACGAGCCGCTGGGGCCGGGCCAGATCGCCGCGCTGATCTTCACGCTGGCGGCGGTGGTGCTGGCGACGCGCTAGCCACCCCCCCGGCAAGCGCCTTCCTGATCATCTCCGCGAGCTGGTTTCTCCGATACGGCTTGGTCAGCAGCATCACGCCGTCGTCGAGCTTGCCGTGATGGACGATGGCGTTGTCGGTGTAGCCGGAGGTGTAGAGCACCTTCACGCCCGGCCGCAGCTTCGCCACCTCGTCGGCGAGCTCGCGCCCGCTCATGCCGCCGGGGATGACGACGTCGGTGAAGAGGAGATCGAATGGCTGGCCGGCCGCGATCAGTTCCAGTGCGGTCTTTCCGTCGGGGGCGGCAATCGTCTTGTAGCCAAGGCTCTGCAATTGCGCGGTGACGAAGCTGCGCACGAGGCTATCGTCCTCGACGACGAAGATGGTCTCGGCACCGCCTTCAATCTGCGGCGCGCCGGTCGCGGCCACGTCCGCCATGCCATCGCCCGGCGGCAGATAGAGCTTGATCGTGGTGCCGTGGCTTTCCTCGCTGTAGATCTTGATGTGGCCGCCGGACTGCTTGACGAAGCCGTAGACCATGGAGAGGCCGAGGCCCGATCCCTTGCCGACCTCCTTGGTGGTGAAGAACGGCTCGAACGCCTTCTGCTGGGTATCGGGCGACATGCCGGTGCCGGTGTCGCTGACGGCGAGCATCACGTAGGGGCCTGCCACCACGTCCGCGTGAGCCTGCGCATAGGCCTCGTCCAGCACGACGCGGTGGGTCTCCAGCAGCAGCTTGCCGCCGTTCGGCATCGCGTCGCGCGCGTTGATCGCCATGTTGAGCACGGCATTGGTGAGCCGGGACGGATCGATATGCGCGGTCATCGGCCCCTGTTCCAGCACGGTCTCGATCTGGATCTGCTCGCCGAGGGTGGGGCGCAGGAGTTTTGCGATGTCGGCGATCGCGGCGTTGATCTCGACGTTGCGCGGCTGCAGCGGCTGCCTGCGCGCGAAGGCGAGCAGATGCTGGATCAGCTCGGCGCAGCGCTCGGCGGCCTCGTCGATCAGCCTCGCCACGCGCTGCAGCTCGGGCTGCTCTTTCAGGCTCGCCACCAGCGTCTCGGTGTTGCCGGAGATCACGGTCAGCATGTTGTTGAAGTCGTGTGCGACGCCGCCGGTCAGCTTGCCGATCGCATCCAGCTTCTGCGACTGGTACAGCTGCCGCTCGGTCTCGCGCGACATGGTCGCGTCGTGATAGACCAGCACCGCGCCGGAAATGTTGCCTTGCCCGTCCAGCATCGGCCGGCCGCTGATCATGAGATGACGCGAAGGATTGCCGCTGTGCGGGCGGACGATCATCTCCATGTCCTCGAACTTCTCGCCGCGCAGCACGCGCACCGAGGGCAGCTCGTCGGCCTTGAGCGGCGTGACGCCGTCGCCGTGAAACACATCCGACAGCGCGCGCAGATTGCGCAGGTTCATGCCGGTGCGATGCAGCAGCATGCGCTCCGCGGCCGGATTGGACAGCAGGACGTTGCCCTCGGCGTCGATGACCAGCACCGCCTCCGCCATGCTGTGAAACGTGCTCTGGAGCACGTTGACCGACAGGCGCAGTTCGTCATGCGCGTTGACGAGGTGTTCGGTGCGCTCGGCCACCGCCGCTTCGAGCGCGTGCTTGGCGGCCGTGGTCTCGCTCAGCGTGCTCTCGAGCTGTACCGTCGCGCGCCGGCTCTCGCGCATCATCAGCGCGACCAGCAGCAGGATCAGCAGGGCGCCGGCGACGTCGATGCCGAGCAGCACGATGCCGGTGCGGCGCGAATCCTCGGAGCGCGCGGCGAGCACGCGGTCCTCCTCCGCGCTCAGATGGTCGAGGTTGCCCATCACGGCGTCCATCAGGCCGCGGCCCTCGGCCTTGCCGTTGAGCGCGGCTATGCCGGCCTCGTCGCCCGCCGCGCGAAGGCGCATCGCCTCGGCCGCGATCTCGACCCGGCGCAGGGCCAGCGGTTCGGTGCCCTCCAGCAGCTTGACCTGATCCGGATTGTCGCGCACGCCGCGCTTGAGCTCGGCGAGGGCCGGCGCGATCTGGGCTTGTACGGCCTGTAATTCGGCGCTGAAGGCCGGGCTGCGGTAGAGTTCGTAGCCGCGCGCGGCGCTCTCGGCGCGGCGCAGCAGCACGCGCAGATCGGAGATCTTCTTCTGTACCCGGACGGTCTGATGGACCCAGGCCGCGTCGGACCGCGACTTGACGTCGAGGGCGATCGAGGCTGCGGTGATGATCAGGAGGATGGCAAGTCCAGCACCGAGAATGACGCGCTGCGTTGGGATCAAGGGGCTTCTTTCTTGTCCTTCGCCTGTGCGCCTTCGCCCGGACCGGCGAGGCATTCCCGGATCGTGGTCAGCAGCGCTTCCGGCGTGAACGGCTTGCGCAGGCAGCGCGTGGCGCCGAGCTCCAGCGCCATGCGGAGAAAATCGGGAGAGGGCGAGGCGGACGATGCGAAGGCGTAGCCGGACATCGCAATCAGCGGAGTAGCCGGCGCGCGCTCGTGAAAGATGCGGATGGACTCGAAGCCGCGCATATGCGGCATGAAGATATCTACGAGCATGACCTCAAAGGCCTGTCCTTCCAGCGCAGCCAACCCCGTTTCGCCACCGTCGGCCAGCGTGACGTCGAAGCCCTGACGTTGGAGGAGGACCTCGATGGTCGCGCCGACCATCGGATCGTCATCAACCACGAGAATACGCGGCATGACACTTCCCAGTAATCGAAATCCCCATCGTCGGTGGTGATATCCGCGAATCGTGCCTCGGGTCAATTTTGGATTGGATCAGGGTAGATATGCACGGTGCGGTGAATAGAGGTCCGGTTATATCGACTTGTAAGCATCGTTGCCGGCGACGGGCCCGATGCGGGCGAAATCGCCGAGGCGCCCGGGATGCGAAAAAAGGCGTCGCAGCGATGCGACGC
The sequence above is drawn from the Bradyrhizobium amphicarpaeae genome and encodes:
- a CDS encoding ParB N-terminal domain-containing protein, yielding MPPPESFPIETIFVPTKIKKTLKPEIVAEIAESMLDIGQQTPISVRMDGDRLVLVEGLHRLEACKALGETTILGVLVPAEMAQPKPLLAERPEVEAERIKMARLKQLRLEKEAAEAATAGSRGNATQAPRAGSTKGLRDNAKASPVRMVKAKPKSLSDWITQQKGTGSRY
- a CDS encoding ATP-dependent nuclease; this encodes MKTAKLTIKNYRGFSDQARAVIEIGHGLTALVGPNNAGKSALKLLIFELRELFDVLIRPPTLDPSLGAGVNGSQINISYPGTSDPAELFNNSNDRNLSIELEVINPSNVSEGIDAEPGTIVHHMHRLRLTAHRSAPTTWWLRAYSLESPDAPVEAPSGFVGEQSTGLFLANGQPRTLFDFQDLREILSVFRNAKYYGAFRNALNQGSASYYDFQIGTGFINLWNNWKTGGSKANARAITKITEEIRRLFQFEQLEINASVPLETLLATINGNQYRLGELGSGISQFVMVLGNAATSKPSIILIDEPETNLHPALQMDFLLTLAQYAAVGCLFSTHSIGLARSVANRIYSIQKEERGPVIRPFEATSNYSEFLGELSFSAFKDMGCDRILLVEGVNDVKAVQQLLRLFGKEHTTVILPLGGDQLVAGGREQELQELKRLSNNIFALVDSERPHEAAPPAQRRIAFQDICQKVGFEVCVTELRALENYFPDHAIKSALGDSFEVLQPFERLADHPNGWSKADNWKIAHYIAKSDIADLDLGIFLNRI
- a CDS encoding vitamin B12-dependent ribonucleotide reductase translates to MRIERRHTTVGQSPYAGIDFRQTISEIRNPDGSVVFKLDGVEVPTAWSQVASDVLAQKYFRKAGVAARLKKVEEESVPSFLWRSVPDTDALALLPEKERYVSELSAKQVFDRLAGCWTYWGWKGKYFSTDEDAQAFYDELRYMLAMQMVAPNSPQWFNTGLHWAYGIDGPGQGHYYVDPFTGKLTRSKSSYEHPQPHACFIQGVGDDLVNEGGIMDLWVREARLFKYGSGTGSNFSRLRGEGERLSGGGRSSGLMSFLKIGDRAAGAIKSGGTTRRAAKMVVVDVDHPDIETYIDWKVKEEQKVAALVTGSKINQKHLKAVLKACVNCEGSGDDCFDPEKNPALRREIKLARRSLVPDNYIKRVIQFAKQGYKDIQFDVYDTDWDSEAYLTVSGQNSNNSVSLKDDFLRAVETDGEWNLVGRTTKKITKTLKARDLWEKIGHAAWASADPGLHFNTTMNDWHTCKASGDIRASNPCSEYMFLDDTACNLASANLLTFYDIEAKRFDVEGYEHLCRLWTIVLEISVMMAQFPSKAIAELSYEFRTLGLGYANIGGLLMTMGLPYDSKEGRAIAGALTAVMTGITYKTSAEMAAELGTFPGYKKNAAHMLRVIRNHRRAAHGQSNGYEALSVNPVPMDLVSCPQTDLVTHAQAAWDAALELGEQHGYRNAQTTVIAPTGTIGLVMDCDTTGIEPDFALVKFKKLAGGGYFKIINRAVPAALRALGYREADIAEIEAYAVGHGSLSNAPGINASTLKSKGFTDEAIAKVEKALPTAFDIKFAFNKWTFGEDFIRDQLGIGAEAIAAPGFDLLQAVGFTKREIEAANVHICGAMTVEGAPHLKAEHYAVFDCANPCGKIGKRYLSVESHIRMMAAAQPFISGAISKTINMPNDATVEDCKSAYMLSWKLALKANALYRDGSKLSQPLNSQLISDDEDEDDAVESLYEKPMAARAAHVSEKIVEKLVERIIVMREREKMPDRRKGYTQKAVVGGHKVYLRTGEYDDGRLGEIFIDMHKEGAALRSFINNFAIAVSLGLQYGVPLEEYVDAFTFTRFEPAGPVQGNDSIKYATSILDYVFRELAVSYMSRFDLAHVDPTESNFDALGKGVEEGKEPEEPNQQANRLVSRGLTRSRTDNLFVMRGGSAAVSSGNDSAPSGGSKVTALAGHGASARVGDVLEGAVALKQEVQHDLSPTEKLEALQWSKAGSAAVAVPSKAERRAEAKAKGYEGEMCSECGNFTLVRNGTCMKCDTCGSTTGCS
- a CDS encoding DMT family transporter; protein product: MFDSTRRDARPRIAPAGLMFLAITSIGWGFNWPVTKFLLSELPPLTLRGVTGVLGAVLLAALAVLRRQSLKVDPAIWPRLLTAAVLNVTGWMVLMGLALLWLPASEAALIAYTMPVWASIIAWPVLGERPTLLRTLGLVMAFVGLASIMGGNGIAASVEKLPGIIMALAGALGFAVGTVFSKKYPIHLPPITAAAWQIGIGCLPISIIGLMVETTHLSNVTPLGWWLLVYSTVVQFCIAYVSWFAALARLPASVAAIGTMAVPVIGVVASAMALHEPLGPGQIAALIFTLAAVVLATR
- a CDS encoding CHASE3 domain-containing protein produces the protein MIPTQRVILGAGLAILLIITAASIALDVKSRSDAAWVHQTVRVQKKISDLRVLLRRAESAARGYELYRSPAFSAELQAVQAQIAPALAELKRGVRDNPDQVKLLEGTEPLALRRVEIAAEAMRLRAAGDEAGIAALNGKAEGRGLMDAVMGNLDHLSAEEDRVLAARSEDSRRTGIVLLGIDVAGALLILLLVALMMRESRRATVQLESTLSETTAAKHALEAAVAERTEHLVNAHDELRLSVNVLQSTFHSMAEAVLVIDAEGNVLLSNPAAERMLLHRTGMNLRNLRALSDVFHGDGVTPLKADELPSVRVLRGEKFEDMEMIVRPHSGNPSRHLMISGRPMLDGQGNISGAVLVYHDATMSRETERQLYQSQKLDAIGKLTGGVAHDFNNMLTVISGNTETLVASLKEQPELQRVARLIDEAAERCAELIQHLLAFARRQPLQPRNVEINAAIADIAKLLRPTLGEQIQIETVLEQGPMTAHIDPSRLTNAVLNMAINARDAMPNGGKLLLETHRVVLDEAYAQAHADVVAGPYVMLAVSDTGTGMSPDTQQKAFEPFFTTKEVGKGSGLGLSMVYGFVKQSGGHIKIYSEESHGTTIKLYLPPGDGMADVAATGAPQIEGGAETIFVVEDDSLVRSFVTAQLQSLGYKTIAAPDGKTALELIAAGQPFDLLFTDVVIPGGMSGRELADEVAKLRPGVKVLYTSGYTDNAIVHHGKLDDGVMLLTKPYRRNQLAEMIRKALAGGVASASPAPPPPA